The window CCATTCCGGTCGAAGACGACTGTTTCAATCTTCTTCTCGATAGCCTTAGCGGCAATGTCCTTGCCTACTTTGGCTGCGGATTCCTTGTTGGCCTTGAGGCCCTCGCCCAGCACCTGAGTGCTGGAAGCGGCGAGGGTCACGCCAGCAACGTCATCCACCAACTGAGCATAGAGATGCTGGTTGGAGCGGAAGACGACCAGACGGGGCCGTGCTTCGGTACCGGAGATCTTCTTTCTGATGCGGGGCTTACGAGAAAGCCTCTGTGCATTTTTGCTTTTAGCCATGGCGATTACCCCTACTTACCGGACTTACCGGCCTTGCGGCGGATGATTTCGTCAACGTACTTGATGCCCTTGCCCTTGTAGGGTTCCGGCGGACGCACGCGGCGGATCTGAGCCGCAACTTCACCGACAAGCTGCTTATCGATACCATCAATGGTCAGCTTAGAGCCTTCCGCTTTGGCTTCGATACCGGCAGGCAGATCGAATTCGACCGGATGGGAATAACCAACGGCCAGTACAACCTTCTTGCCCTGTACGGACACCTTGTAACCAACGCCAACAACTTCCAGAGCTTTAGAGTAGCCCTTGGAAACGCCTTCTACGCAGTTGGCGAGCAGAGTCCGACGAAGACCGTGCTGGCCGCGAGCGGCGCGAGTGTCGTTAACGCGAGTGACAAACACCTTGCCATCCTCGACCTTGTACTCAACGGTTTCGTGAACCGGAGTAGTCAGGGAACCCTTGGGTCCCTTTACCTGGATCTCAGAGGCTCCAACAGATACCTCGACACCAGCTGGGATGTCGATGGGATTCTTTCCTATACGAGACATAGTGGAACCTCTCTACCAGATTTCGGCGAGCAGCTCGCCGCCAACGTTGGCCTCTTTGGCCTTGGCGCCTTCGAGCAACCCCTTAGAGGTGGACACGATACAAATACCGATACCATTCTGCACACGGGGGATATCAGAAGCACCTACGTATACGCGGCGACCGGGCTTGCTGACCTTTTTCAGGCCAGTGACAAGCGGTTTGCCTTGAGCGTACTTGAGGGTAATACTGATGCCCCTGTCCTCGACAGCGTAGTCGGTAATATAACCTTCTTCCTTCAGAATACCCGCGATGGAAGCTTTCATCTTGGAAGTGGGCACGGTAACGTCCTTATGGAAGGCACCGTACGCATTCCGAATGCGGGTCAACATGTCGGCTACAGGATCAACAACAGCCATTTCATTTCTCCTTAATTACCAGCTCGCCTTGCGGACGCCGGGAAGTTCTCCGGCGAGAGCCTTGTTACGGAAGCAGATACGGCAGATGCCGTAGCGCCTCAGAAAAGCACGAGGACGGCCACAAATCGGGCAACGATTGTAGGCGCGAACCTTGAACTTGGGTTTGCGGCGTGCCTTAACGCGAAT of the Pseudodesulfovibrio sp. zrk46 genome contains:
- the rpsH gene encoding 30S ribosomal protein S8; the encoded protein is MAVVDPVADMLTRIRNAYGAFHKDVTVPTSKMKASIAGILKEEGYITDYAVEDRGISITLKYAQGKPLVTGLKKVSKPGRRVYVGASDIPRVQNGIGICIVSTSKGLLEGAKAKEANVGGELLAEIW
- the rplR gene encoding 50S ribosomal protein L18 — protein: MAKSKNAQRLSRKPRIRKKISGTEARPRLVVFRSNQHLYAQLVDDVAGVTLAASSTQVLGEGLKANKESAAKVGKDIAAKAIEKKIETVVFDRNGYIYHGKIKALADGAREGGLKF
- a CDS encoding type Z 30S ribosomal protein S14, which produces MAKTSIRVKARRKPKFKVRAYNRCPICGRPRAFLRRYGICRICFRNKALAGELPGVRKASW
- the rplF gene encoding 50S ribosomal protein L6, translating into MSRIGKNPIDIPAGVEVSVGASEIQVKGPKGSLTTPVHETVEYKVEDGKVFVTRVNDTRAARGQHGLRRTLLANCVEGVSKGYSKALEVVGVGYKVSVQGKKVVLAVGYSHPVEFDLPAGIEAKAEGSKLTIDGIDKQLVGEVAAQIRRVRPPEPYKGKGIKYVDEIIRRKAGKSGK